The following DNA comes from Amycolatopsis albispora.
TCCCCGGCTCCCGCCAGCAGCTCTTCGGTGGTCGGCGCGGACCGCTTGAGCAGGGCGAGCGCGATCGGGCCGAGTTCGTGGTGCTGGATCACGCTGCCCACCCGGCCGACGGTCTTCTCACCGAGCAGGACCGGGTCACCCGTTTCGGGGGTGATCTCGGGCGAGCCGTCCAGGTGCAGCAGCACCATCTGGCGTGGCGGGCGGCCGACGTTGTGCACCTTCGAGACCGTCTCCTGGCCGCGGTAGCAGCCCTTCGCCACGTGCGCGGCGGAGCCGATCCAGTTGACCTCGTGCGGAATCGTGCGCTCGTCGGTGTCCACGCCGACGCGCGCGTGCAGCGATTCGACACGCAGCGCGTCGTAGGTCCAGGAGCCCGCGGGCCGCGCGCCCGCGTCGGTGATGCGCGTCCACCAGGCGGCGAGGTCGGCTCGCGGCACGGCGAGATCGACGCTGTTGCGGGCGGGCCACGGCATGCGCCGCGCGAACCCGCCCTCGAAGGAAGCGACGCTGTACGGCGCCTCGCCGAGCGAAATGCCCAGCGCGTCCAGGATCTTGCCGGTTTCCGGGCCGAGCAGGGTGAGCAGCGCGTGGTCGGCGGTGGTGTCGCGAATGTCCACTTGGGACCAGAACTTCATCGCCTCCAGGTAGCCGATCAGCGGCTGCTGCCCGCCCTTGGGCAGCGCGCTGGTGGCCACCGCGCCCGGATCGGTGTCCAGGTGCACGGTTTCGGCCGTGTGGGCGAGCACCATGTGCGACTCGACGCGGCCGTGGGTGTCCAGCACCAGCGCCTCGGTCCCGCTGTCCGGCGGCAGCTCGGTCACGTGCTGGGAAATCACCAGGTGCAGCCACGACAGCCGCTCCGGCCCGCTGACGCTGATGACCTCGCGGTGCGACCGGTCCACCACGGCCACCGAGCGGGCCGCGGTGCGCTGCTCGGCGAACGGATCACCCCAGTGCCAAGGCACGCCCGCCTCCGGGTGGTGGTCCGGCGGCGCGACCGCACGCGGAAGTTCGAGCAAGGGTGAGCTGTAGGGCATGCCCCCATGCTAGGCGCAGTCCGGCTGGTTCGGCCGAACCCGGCGGCCCGGCTCGATGTCACGAATGTGGCTTTCGAGACGCAGAACGTCTCGAAAGCCACATTCGTGACACCTCCCGGGGTGCGCCCATCGGCCGGACTCGCCGGTCCGCGCCTGGTGAGTAGGGTCGCCCCATGCGCGTGCTTGCTTTCCTGGACGGAACCCTGGCCGAACCCGGCGCCCCGCACATCCAGGTCGCCGACCTGGGTCTGCTCCGCGGTGACGGGGTGTTCGAGACGATCCTGGTGGCCGGCGGTGAACCGAGGGAACTCGGGCCGCACCTCGACCGGCTGGCCCGTTCGGCGTCGATGCTCGACCTGCCCGAACCGGACGCCGCGGCCTGGGAGCGGGCCGTGCGGCTGGTCATCGACAACTGGCCCGGCGACGGCGAAATCGCGGTGAAACTGGTCTACACCAGGGGATTGGAGGGCGATCCGAAGGCCGCCCCGACCGCGTTCGCGCTGGGCCTGGAGATCGACCCGAAGGTGTTGCGCGCGCGTGCCGAGGGCGTCGCCGCGGTGACGCTCGACCGCGGCATCGACCCGGGTCTCGCCGAGCGCGCGCCCTGGCTGCTGCTCGGCGCGAAGTCCCTGTCGTACGGAGTGAACATGGCCGCGCTGCGCGAGGCCGACCGGCGTGGCGCGTCGGATGTGATTTTCACCGCTACCGACGGATCGGTGCTCGAAGGCCCGACCGCGACCGTGGTCCTGGTGCGCGGGCGGACGCTCTACACCCCGCCCGCGAACGTCGGCATCCTGCCCGGCACCACCCAGGCGGCGGTGTACCGCGGCGCCGAGCGCGCCGGGTTCACCGCCAAGATCGAGTCGCTGACCGTGGACGACCTGCACTCGGGCGACGGGCTGTTCCTCGCCTCCTCCGTCCGCAAGCTGACCAGGGTGCACACCCTCGACGGCAAGGTGCTGCCCGACGCGACCGCCCTGCACCGGGAACTCAGCGCGGCCTACGAAGCCGTCTACGCCTGACGGTCCAGCACCCGCAGCAGGCTGCCGAAGTCGCGGTGCGCCAGCGCCCGGTCGCTGAACGCACCGCGCACCTCGGTGGCGGTGATCGCGGGCGCGTCCAGCCGCGAGATGCGCACCACCTGCGGCACCACCCGCTCGGCCAGGTACGCGGCCACCTTGTGGTGCCCGTCCAGGATGAACCCGCTGTAGCGCTGCTTGCCCGCCACGTGCAGCAGCACGGCGGTCGGGCGGTACCCGGCGCGGATCGCCGTCCGGTAGTAGGCGACGCGCGGCTCGTCGGCGGGCGGCCAGCCGTCGGTCGGCACCAGGTACCGGTCGTCGTGGTCCTCGTAGAGCCACTGCGGCTCGTCCGGCGCCACGCTGACCACGTACCAGTCGCGCTCGTCCGGACCCGCGGTGAACAGCGGTTCCGGGCCGCTCAGCTGGTACCGGCCGTCCGCGAGCAACGCGGTCAGCGGCGCCAGCGTTTCGGTGAGCGGCCGCCGGATCTGCCCGGTGGCCAGCGCGATCCGCAGCCGGTCCGCCACCTCCGGCCGGACCGGCGGCTCCGGCGCCCGCGCGATCAGCCGCCCGATCGACCCCTCGTACGCCGAGCTGTCCAGCAATGCCACGGCGCCACCGAGGTACAGCATGCTTTCCACATAACCGTGTTCGGTGACGCTCCCCCTGATGTCGACGACGCCTTCGCCGCCGACCACCGTGACCTCTTCCATACTCAGGCTGACGACCGGAAGCGCAGCTTGGTTCCTGGGCGTGCCTGCGCCAGCGCGGCGAGT
Coding sequences within:
- a CDS encoding aminodeoxychorismate lyase encodes the protein MRVLAFLDGTLAEPGAPHIQVADLGLLRGDGVFETILVAGGEPRELGPHLDRLARSASMLDLPEPDAAAWERAVRLVIDNWPGDGEIAVKLVYTRGLEGDPKAAPTAFALGLEIDPKVLRARAEGVAAVTLDRGIDPGLAERAPWLLLGAKSLSYGVNMAALREADRRGASDVIFTATDGSVLEGPTATVVLVRGRTLYTPPANVGILPGTTQAAVYRGAERAGFTAKIESLTVDDLHSGDGLFLASSVRKLTRVHTLDGKVLPDATALHRELSAAYEAVYA
- a CDS encoding YgfZ/GcvT domain-containing protein — translated: MPYSSPLLELPRAVAPPDHHPEAGVPWHWGDPFAEQRTAARSVAVVDRSHREVISVSGPERLSWLHLVISQHVTELPPDSGTEALVLDTHGRVESHMVLAHTAETVHLDTDPGAVATSALPKGGQQPLIGYLEAMKFWSQVDIRDTTADHALLTLLGPETGKILDALGISLGEAPYSVASFEGGFARRMPWPARNSVDLAVPRADLAAWWTRITDAGARPAGSWTYDALRVESLHARVGVDTDERTIPHEVNWIGSAAHVAKGCYRGQETVSKVHNVGRPPRQMVLLHLDGSPEITPETGDPVLLGEKTVGRVGSVIQHHELGPIALALLKRSAPTTEELLAGAGDRRIQATVDPDSVPAEKAAPGREAAARLRG